The genomic window ATACAGATTTTATGGTGAACCAATTGTTAAAGCTTGTATTGAAGCCGGTGCGCATCAAGTAGATATTAGTGGCGAACCGCaggtaattttacaaataaatttctatgaaagttttcaaaatattctatgaaaacatatctttGTATAGTACATGGAAAGGATGCAGTTAGAATATGGTGAAAAGGCAAAAGAAAAGGGTGTTTATATTGTTAGCGCCTGTGGTTTTGATAGTATTCCAGCGGAGATGGGAACAGTTTTTGTTGAAGATAAATTTGACGGTACTGTCAATTCAGTTGAAACTTATTTAGAATCTTGGACCGATGCCCCACTTACTGGACCTGCTCTTAACTTTGGCACCTGGGAATCTGCAGTATATGGTTTAGCACATGCAGATGAATTAAAATCATTACGTAAACAATTATATCCAGTGCGTACTCCGAAATTTGAACCACGTTTAGAAAAGaggttagtttttttaatagtttaattgaaaatgtccactaaataaaaatttctttctagATCTGTTGTACACAAAAGCGATGTAATTGAGGGAAAATGGTGTGTTCCTTTCCCGGGATCAGATCGATCAGTTGTAATGCGTTCACAACGATATTTTTATGACAATGATAAGAAAAGACCCGTTCAAATGGAAGCATATTTGGTTGTTGGATCATTATTCTCTGTTGTCATTTTGGGTATATGTGCTGGAATTTTCGCCCTTCTCGCTAAATTTAAACCAGGTCGCAGTTTATTATTGAAAGTATGTACAAATATACAAGgtgtaacttaaaaaaaattaaactttattgttCCAACTTATTTTTgctgattaaaaagttttaatagtaAGGTTATTCTTCCGGTTTGAATAACAGACCGAAGccttcattgaattttaaatagttcTAATCAAGTTTATTGCAACGTCTTGATTCATATCTACGGGGGAATACAAACCTGCGGAAGCTCGTTcgaaatttgtataattatccTGAAGTCCTGATGGtacaacttaaaattaaatgctacattttaaaagttgacaGCCCATTTTAAAAGTTCTTCAGTCAGTGGAATTTCTTTAGTTGTTAAAATTCAGTGGATCTTCTCtcattgcaaatttttatatgaaggaAACAAATAGTACACACTTTTGATTAGATAGTGTCTGACTCCAAATGACAGTGACTCTCAATActtcaatgaaattattattgagaGTTTGAAGTAGTCagaattaaaatcatattaaacAGAAGTAAATCGAGCTTGCTAACGTGTTTAATTCGAAATTAGATTCTATCCTCTGCCagtaattttcttgaatcagGAAATTATTTGGTGGAAAAGTGTAAGAGGAAAGCAAGAAATAATTGTCTAAAACTAAaacttgcaaaattttttaaaatctataatgtcagattaaattttaaatcaagaaaTACGGTTTTTCGTTCGGTGTTACAccaaatatttaagtaatatattaaaaaccaattaatttcttataattacTTTACAGTATCCTGGATTATTTTCATTAGGTTACTTTTCAAAAGATGGCCCTAAAGAGGAGGAATTACCTTTAACAAACTTCGCCATAACATTATATGCTAAAGGTTGGTCTGCTGATAAGAAATTGGCTGAACCAACTGATCAACATACCGAACCACCAAATAAAACATTAGTGGCTAAAGTACAAGGCAAAGATCCAGGATACGGTGCAACATCTATGATGCTTGTAACTGCTGGTTTAACTATCTTGGATGAAAAAGACAA from Chrysoperla carnea chromosome 2, inChrCarn1.1, whole genome shotgun sequence includes these protein-coding regions:
- the LOC123291957 gene encoding saccharopine dehydrogenase-like oxidoreductase — translated: MANRLDAIVFGATGYTGKHVAAEVIRHAQKRPGFTWGVAGRSEDKLKKVIQDLEKKTEQDLSNVKVIVADIVDEKSLVEMAKQAKLIINAVGPYRFYGEPIVKACIEAGAHQVDISGEPQYMERMQLEYGEKAKEKGVYIVSACGFDSIPAEMGTVFVEDKFDGTVNSVETYLESWTDAPLTGPALNFGTWESAVYGLAHADELKSLRKQLYPVRTPKFEPRLEKRSVVHKSDVIEGKWCVPFPGSDRSVVMRSQRYFYDNDKKRPVQMEAYLVVGSLFSVVILGICAGIFALLAKFKPGRSLLLKYPGLFSLGYFSKDGPKEEELPLTNFAITLYAKGWSADKKLAEPTDQHTEPPNKTLVAKVQGKDPGYGATSMMLVTAGLTILDEKDKLPETGGVLPPGAVFAKTSLIQKLNENGVTFEVLNIKTEDNKEA